From the genome of Variovorax sp. RA8, one region includes:
- a CDS encoding transglutaminase family protein, giving the protein MLLHVTHETRYAYSPPVETAQHLAHLKPRTTPTQRLVSHALTVSPEPAQRSESPDVYGNARAFFALDSTHEELVVTAESVVETSTPLLSPAAARELPWEEVRERFRYTKDARFDAAAEFVFPSHYVPRHDDFAAYARPSFAPGRPVFDAAMDLALRMHADFRYDSGSTEISTPAIEALAQRHGVCQDFAHIMIACFRTLGLPARYISGYLLTQPPPGRPRLLGADASHAWVSVYIPGADGPGDWAEFDPTNGRQPGEDYVALAIGRDYSDVSPMRGVLHGGARHTLDVRVTVQPLEELRAHAAQAAQQVQTQAQTQTQWPLQDPDKEPS; this is encoded by the coding sequence ATGCTCCTGCACGTGACTCACGAGACGCGCTACGCGTATTCGCCCCCGGTCGAAACCGCGCAGCACCTGGCGCACCTCAAGCCGCGGACCACGCCGACCCAGCGCCTGGTGAGCCACGCGCTCACGGTCAGCCCCGAGCCGGCGCAGCGCAGCGAATCGCCCGACGTCTACGGCAATGCGCGCGCCTTCTTCGCGCTGGACTCGACCCACGAGGAGCTGGTGGTCACGGCCGAGAGCGTGGTCGAGACCTCCACGCCCCTGCTTTCGCCGGCGGCGGCGCGCGAGCTGCCGTGGGAGGAGGTGCGCGAGCGCTTCCGCTACACCAAGGACGCGCGCTTCGACGCCGCGGCCGAATTCGTCTTCCCCTCGCACTACGTGCCACGGCACGACGACTTCGCCGCCTATGCGCGGCCCAGCTTCGCGCCGGGGCGTCCGGTCTTCGACGCCGCGATGGACCTGGCGCTGCGCATGCACGCCGACTTCCGCTACGACAGCGGCAGCACCGAGATCAGCACGCCCGCGATCGAGGCCCTGGCGCAGCGCCACGGCGTGTGCCAGGACTTCGCCCACATCATGATCGCCTGCTTCCGCACCCTGGGCCTGCCGGCACGCTACATCAGCGGCTACCTGCTGACGCAGCCGCCGCCCGGCCGCCCCCGGCTGCTCGGCGCCGATGCCTCGCACGCGTGGGTCTCGGTCTACATCCCGGGCGCCGACGGTCCGGGCGACTGGGCCGAGTTCGATCCGACCAACGGCCGCCAGCCCGGCGAGGACTATGTCGCGTTGGCCATCGGCCGCGACTACTCCGACGTCTCGCCGATGCGCGGCGTGCTGCACGGGGGCGCACGCCATACGCTGGACGTCCGCGTCACGGTGCAGCCGCTGGAAGAGCTGCGGGCCCACGCGGCGCAGGCGGCGCAGCAGGTGCAGACTCAGGCACAAACACAGACACAATGGCCCCTCCAAGACCCAGACAAGGAACCCTCATGA
- a CDS encoding RidA family protein, which translates to MSIDDKLKSLGITLPPVAVPAAAYVPFVQTGKLVFLSGHIAKKDGKPWVGQLGAGLGTEEGKQAARAIAIDLLGTLQAAVGDLNKVKRIVKVMSLVNSTPTFTEQHLVTNGASEFFAEVFGPEKGAHARSAFGVAQIPLGACVEIELIAEVE; encoded by the coding sequence ATGAGCATCGACGACAAACTCAAAAGCCTCGGCATCACCCTGCCGCCGGTCGCCGTTCCCGCCGCCGCCTACGTGCCTTTCGTGCAGACCGGCAAGCTGGTCTTCCTCTCCGGCCATATCGCGAAGAAAGACGGCAAGCCCTGGGTCGGCCAGCTCGGCGCGGGCCTCGGCACCGAGGAAGGCAAGCAGGCCGCGCGCGCCATCGCGATCGACCTGCTGGGCACGCTGCAGGCCGCCGTCGGCGACCTGAACAAGGTCAAGCGCATCGTCAAGGTGATGAGCCTGGTCAACTCGACGCCCACCTTCACCGAACAGCACCTGGTGACCAACGGCGCGAGCGAGTTCTTCGCCGAGGTCTTCGGCCCCGAGAAAGGCGCGCATGCGCGCAGCGCCTTCGGCGTGGCGCAGATTCCCCTCGGCGCCTGCGTCGAGATCGAGCTCATCGCTGAAGTCGAATGA
- a CDS encoding circularly permuted type 2 ATP-grasp protein, whose translation MDPLNESLFDAQALGSPADLASSLAPPAAPGHFDELRGLAAPAPAAVPRLGMPSQPAPLHDASLPPPPPPERPEPETGERGPLAPHWAGFFEQLGTEGFGDLPRRAVSLERQIRDNGVTYNVYADAGGPQRPWSLDLFPLIVPPESWAAIEAGALQRVRLLDRILADIYGPQQVLAEGLLPPALVQGNPGYLRAMHGVRPPGDTWLRIAALDLARGPDGNWWVVSQRTQAPSGLGYLLENRLAIARQFPQAFEALHVQRLAATYNAMMEGLQSMCPAGQPPHIVLLTPGPYNETYFEHAYIARYLGITLVEGNDLTVRDQRLYLKTLQGLRPVHGLIKRLDDQFLDPLELRADSTLGVPGLLQAIRAGNVLLANTPGSAFLESPALLGFLPALSRRLLGEKLLLPALPTWWCGERAAMEAVLPQLAGCTIKSTYPGEEGHAGFETLLGSRLSRRELDEWAGRIVREGEEYTVQNYLPISQMPTWTQDLGAGHIVPRSVLLRVFAVCVGPQSWRVLPGGLARLAGANAQIASMQRGGSSADVWVQTHGEVDRTTRLQVHTTPASLARHRAPVTSRAAENMYWLGRYTERAENAVRLARLTLDLLGGEDPSSPALLTWLHHMAWRNALVPRDVPSLPRSRRVFERSLIAELADIDEGGSVGYSLRCVRQAAAAVRERLSPDHWNQIVRAESEFMRRSAEQAGERVDGGYASAAALRMLESTSAALAAMTGAQTDRMTRDDAWRLLSIGRHIERLAFLSSALAAGFDIGSVHDVSGFEAMVGLFDSTITFHARYQQRRDVATLVDLLVLDGDNPRSLAWVTQTLRGRIARLAGSAPGKLTALSHELPDPAAWTLEHLCEPGPDADYGALMQLLETCETAAYHVSDAIGVRYFTLTSESLRSVGA comes from the coding sequence GTGGACCCCTTGAACGAATCCCTCTTCGACGCCCAGGCACTCGGATCGCCGGCCGACCTGGCGTCGTCGCTTGCGCCGCCGGCCGCGCCGGGGCACTTCGACGAGCTGCGCGGCCTCGCCGCCCCTGCGCCCGCGGCCGTGCCCCGGCTCGGCATGCCCTCGCAGCCGGCGCCGCTGCATGACGCCTCCTTGCCACCCCCGCCTCCGCCCGAGCGGCCCGAGCCCGAGACCGGCGAGCGCGGCCCGCTGGCACCGCACTGGGCCGGCTTCTTCGAGCAGCTCGGCACCGAGGGCTTCGGCGACCTGCCCCGGCGCGCCGTCAGCCTGGAGCGCCAGATCCGCGACAACGGCGTCACCTACAACGTGTATGCCGACGCCGGCGGCCCGCAGCGGCCCTGGTCGCTCGACCTCTTCCCGCTGATCGTCCCGCCCGAGAGCTGGGCCGCGATCGAGGCCGGCGCGCTGCAGCGCGTGCGCCTGCTCGACCGCATCCTGGCCGACATCTACGGGCCGCAGCAGGTGCTGGCCGAAGGCCTGCTGCCGCCCGCCCTGGTACAGGGCAACCCGGGCTACCTGCGCGCGATGCATGGTGTGCGCCCGCCCGGCGACACCTGGCTGCGCATCGCCGCCCTCGACCTTGCGCGCGGCCCCGACGGCAACTGGTGGGTGGTGTCGCAGCGCACCCAGGCCCCCTCGGGCCTGGGCTACCTGCTGGAGAACCGGCTCGCCATCGCACGGCAGTTCCCGCAGGCCTTCGAGGCGCTGCACGTGCAGCGCCTGGCCGCCACCTACAACGCGATGATGGAGGGCCTCCAGAGCATGTGCCCGGCCGGCCAGCCGCCGCACATCGTGCTGCTGACGCCCGGCCCCTACAACGAGACCTACTTCGAGCACGCCTACATCGCGCGCTACCTGGGCATCACGCTGGTCGAGGGCAACGACCTCACGGTGCGCGACCAGCGGCTCTATCTCAAGACCTTGCAGGGCCTGCGGCCGGTGCACGGTCTCATCAAGCGGCTGGACGACCAGTTCCTCGATCCCCTGGAGCTGCGGGCCGACTCCACGCTGGGGGTGCCCGGCCTGCTGCAGGCGATACGCGCCGGCAACGTGCTGCTGGCCAACACGCCCGGCTCGGCTTTCCTGGAATCGCCCGCGCTGCTCGGCTTCCTGCCCGCGCTGTCGCGCCGGCTGCTGGGCGAAAAGCTGCTGCTGCCGGCCCTGCCCACGTGGTGGTGCGGCGAGCGCGCCGCGATGGAGGCGGTGCTGCCGCAGCTGGCCGGCTGCACCATCAAGTCGACCTACCCCGGCGAGGAGGGGCATGCCGGCTTCGAGACCCTGCTCGGCAGCCGGCTGAGCCGGCGCGAGCTCGACGAATGGGCCGGCCGCATCGTGCGCGAGGGTGAGGAATACACCGTGCAGAACTACCTGCCGATCTCGCAGATGCCGACCTGGACCCAGGACCTCGGCGCCGGCCACATCGTGCCGCGCTCGGTGCTGCTGCGCGTGTTCGCGGTCTGCGTCGGCCCGCAGTCCTGGCGCGTGCTGCCCGGCGGCCTGGCGCGACTGGCCGGCGCCAACGCGCAGATCGCCTCGATGCAGCGCGGCGGCAGCAGCGCCGACGTGTGGGTGCAGACGCACGGCGAGGTCGACCGCACCACCCGGCTCCAGGTGCACACCACGCCGGCCTCGCTCGCCCGCCACCGCGCGCCGGTCACCAGCCGCGCGGCCGAGAACATGTACTGGCTGGGCCGCTACACCGAGCGCGCCGAGAACGCGGTGCGCCTGGCGCGGCTCACGCTCGACCTGCTCGGCGGCGAGGACCCTTCCTCGCCCGCGCTGCTGACCTGGCTGCACCACATGGCGTGGCGCAACGCGCTGGTGCCGCGCGATGTGCCCAGCCTGCCGCGCTCACGTCGCGTCTTCGAGCGCTCGTTGATCGCCGAGCTGGCCGACATCGACGAGGGCGGCAGCGTCGGCTACAGCCTGCGCTGCGTGCGCCAGGCGGCGGCCGCGGTGCGCGAGCGGCTGTCGCCGGACCACTGGAACCAGATCGTGCGTGCCGAGAGCGAATTCATGCGCCGCAGCGCCGAACAGGCCGGCGAGCGCGTCGACGGCGGCTACGCCAGCGCCGCCGCGCTGCGCATGCTCGAGTCCACCAGCGCCGCGCTCGCCGCGATGACCGGCGCCCAGACCGATCGCATGACACGCGACGACGCCTGGCGCCTGCTCTCCATCGGCCGCCACATCGAGCGCCTGGCCTTCCTCTCCAGCGCGCTGGCAGCCGGCTTCGACATCGGCTCGGTGCACGACGTGAGCGGCTTCGAGGCCATGGTCGGCCTGTTCGACAGCACCATCACCTTCCACGCGCGCTACCAGCAGCGGCGCGACGTCGCGACCCTGGTCGACTTGCTGGTGCTCGACGGCGACAACCCGCGTTCGCTGGCCTGGGTCACGCAAACGCTGCGCGGGCGCATCGCGCGGCTCGCGGGCAGCGCGCCGGGCAAGCTCACGGCGCTCTCGCACGAGCTGCCCGATCCGGCCGCCTGGACCCTCGAGCACCTCTGCGAGCCCGGGCCCGATGCGGACTACGGCGCACTGATGCAGCTGCTCGAGACCTGCGAGACCGCGGCCTACCATGTGTCGGATGCGATCGGCGTCCGCTACTTCACCCTCACTTCGGAATCGCTCCGCTCCGTAGGCGCCTGA